The sequence AACGACGGGCATGCCTTTCGCGGGAGCCGGTACGGCCGCGGGAGCCGGCGACGCAGGCGCGGGACTTGGCGCCGCCTGGATGACCGTGGGTTGCGATTCTTTTGGACCACCAACGATCTTCGCAACTTCGGCCCATGGAATTACGCTTTGCTCACCGGCAACGATGATGATGACGCGTTGCCCGGGTTCGACGGAAACGATGGTTCCGCGTTTGAACGTACCGTCTTTCAATTGGATTTCGGCAGCTTCAGCGGTCGCTACCGGAGCGGCTTCCTCGGCGTGTGCCAATTGGCTCGACAAACTCGCGCACAGGATCAAAGCGACGGGCAAGTACAGATTCGTCCCCATGTGGCAGTCATAGGGCAAGTTTCAGAACAAGAAAAGGCCCATCCTCATGTTCGTGAACCTTCTGCGGTAGCCAGTTCTCCCTTGACGTGCCCGCGCGTTCATGATGCATCAGGCGACCATGAAGTCCCTACGTACGCCCTCGTCGTATGCATCCCTTTCGCTTTTCATGGCCCTTACACTCCTGCCGAGTTGTTCGGGCGATGACCCGCAAACGTCCACGGGCTCCGGATCGACGTCATCGAGCGGCGGGGGCAATGCGGGCGCTGGAGGCGAAGCGGGCACGGGAGGCAGCGGCGGCGGCACTGGAGGCATGGGCGGCGGTGGAATGGGCGGCGCAGGCGGGGGATCCTCGTGCACGCCTGGAAGCACGGAATTTTGTTATTCGGGGCCTCCGGGGACCGAAATCGTAGGTGCCTGCAAGGCCGGCGTAAAAACGTGTCTCCCAGATGGAACCGACTTTGGTCCGTGTGTGGGCGAGATCACGCCAAATGCCGAATTGTGCTCGACGATGGTCGACGACGACTGCGATGGAATGGTGAACGAGGAAGGCGCCGATTGCGCGTGCATGCCGAATTCCACGGCGCCTTGTTACACGGGTCCCATGGGCACGCAAGACGTCGGCGATTGCAAGGCCGGTGTTCAAGCATGCAATGCTCAGGGTACGGCGTACGGGCCTTGCGTTGGCGACGTCGTTCCGCAGATGGAGACATGCGCATTGCCGGGCGACGAAGATTGCGACGGCCAGATCAACGAAGGCGGCTTGTCGTGCGTGTGCATTCCGAATAGCATGGCGCCTTGTTACACGGGTCCCATGGGCACGCAAGACGTCGGCGATTGCAAAGCCGGTACGTGGACATGCAATGCGCAAGGAACGGCGTACGGCCCATGCATGGATGAAGTCCTGCCGCAAATGGAATCGTGCGCATTGCCGGGCGACGAAGATTGCGACGGGCAAATCAACGAAGGTGGTCTCTCCTGCGTGTGCGTGCCCAATACCGTCGAGGCGTGTTACACGGGTCCGATGGGCACGGCGGGCGTGGGTGAATGCAAGGCGGGCACGCACGCATGCAATGCGCAAGGAACGGCGTATGGGCCATGTGTTGGCGAAGTCCAGCCGCAAGCCGAAAATTGCAACACCATGGGCGACGACGATTGCGACGGCATCATCAACGAGGCGTGCAGCGCCCTTTGGGCCAAGTCGTTCGGCGATGCAGCGTTTCAGGACATCTTCGACGTCGCCGTCGATCCACTCGGCAACATCGTCATCGTCGGACAATTCATTGGCACCGTCGATTTCGGCGGCGGCCCGTTCACGACGCCCACGAGCAATGGTGACATCTTCATCGCCAAATACGATCCTCAAGGTAACCATCTCTGGAGCCAACAATATGGTGCCAATGGCACCGACGGCGCGCGCAGCGTTGCAATCGATGCTGCCGGCAACATCCTCGTCACGGGCTTGTTCCAATCCACCGTCGATTTTGGAGGCGGTGCGCACGTCAGCGTCAATGGCACGCACGACATTTTCGCCCTCGCACTCACCTCGACGGGCAGTTTCCTCCTCAGCCGCGCATTCGGTTCGCCCGGTGGCGACGAAGGATTGGCCGTATCATTCGACCCCGCCGGCAATGCCATCATCGTCGGGTACGCCGCGGGCCCCATCGACTTCGGCGGAGGCGTTCTGCCCTGGTTGGGTGGCGACGACGCATTCATTGCCAAATTCTCTATGCTGGGATCTCACCTGTGGAGCAAGGGTTTTGGCGATGCGTCGGGTCAATACATTCGCGACGTCGCCGTCGATGCCGCAGGCGACATCTATTTCACCGGATCTTTCCAGGGTGTGGTCGATTTCGGTGGCGGCGCCATAACGAGCATGGGGTCGACCGATTCCATGCTCGTGAAATACTCGGCCGCCGGCAACCACGTCTGGACTCGTCAAATTGGTGCGCCGCTCATTCAAGACGGGACGAGCGTTACCACGGACGGCGCGGGCAATGCGATTGTCACTGGCTACATCCACAGCACCGTCGACT is a genomic window of Polyangiaceae bacterium containing:
- a CDS encoding SBBP repeat-containing protein, translated to MKSLRTPSSYASLSLFMALTLLPSCSGDDPQTSTGSGSTSSSGGGNAGAGGEAGTGGSGGGTGGMGGGGMGGAGGGSSCTPGSTEFCYSGPPGTEIVGACKAGVKTCLPDGTDFGPCVGEITPNAELCSTMVDDDCDGMVNEEGADCACMPNSTAPCYTGPMGTQDVGDCKAGVQACNAQGTAYGPCVGDVVPQMETCALPGDEDCDGQINEGGLSCVCIPNSMAPCYTGPMGTQDVGDCKAGTWTCNAQGTAYGPCMDEVLPQMESCALPGDEDCDGQINEGGLSCVCVPNTVEACYTGPMGTAGVGECKAGTHACNAQGTAYGPCVGEVQPQAENCNTMGDDDCDGIINEACSALWAKSFGDAAFQDIFDVAVDPLGNIVIVGQFIGTVDFGGGPFTTPTSNGDIFIAKYDPQGNHLWSQQYGANGTDGARSVAIDAAGNILVTGLFQSTVDFGGGAHVSVNGTHDIFALALTSTGSFLLSRAFGSPGGDEGLAVSFDPAGNAIIVGYAAGPIDFGGGVLPWLGGDDAFIAKFSMLGSHLWSKGFGDASGQYIRDVAVDAAGDIYFTGSFQGVVDFGGGAITSMGSTDSMLVKYSAAGNHVWTRQIGAPLIQDGTSVTTDGAGNAIVTGYIHSTVDFGLGPLTSAGAGDIFVAKYSSTNVPQWAKIFGDSSDQAALGIKTDAQNNVVLVGRMTGSADFGGGTLTSAGGNDMFLAKFSAAGTHTWSKRAGDTLEQSARAVATDSMGNVVAVGRYQGTLDFGTGLLTSAGGHDGFVVKYGP